One window of Banduia mediterranea genomic DNA carries:
- a CDS encoding cation transporter — protein MACCDCESTGQALARSAAQRRVLWTVLFINVAIFVGEFGAGLWADSTALQGDSLDSLGDALVYALSLWAVGQALRWRAGSALVKGGIQLLFAGIVIAEVGRKLVTGAEPLTGVMAIAAGVALIANLTCLALLTRFRSHDINMRSVWLCSRNDVIGNAGVLLTTALMAWSGWTWLDLAFGALLALLFARTGVEVLRSAWPQFRLHPSHVQ, from the coding sequence ATGGCATGTTGCGACTGTGAATCAACCGGTCAAGCGTTGGCTCGCTCTGCGGCCCAGCGTCGCGTGTTATGGACGGTCTTATTCATCAACGTGGCGATCTTCGTGGGCGAATTCGGCGCGGGGCTTTGGGCTGATTCGACCGCGCTGCAGGGAGACTCCCTGGACAGTCTCGGCGATGCGTTGGTGTATGCGCTCAGTCTCTGGGCCGTGGGACAGGCCCTGCGGTGGCGGGCGGGGTCCGCTCTGGTGAAAGGCGGCATCCAGCTGCTGTTCGCGGGGATCGTGATCGCCGAAGTCGGCCGCAAGCTGGTGACGGGTGCCGAGCCCTTGACAGGTGTGATGGCGATCGCCGCCGGTGTCGCGCTCATCGCCAATCTCACCTGCCTCGCGTTGCTGACCCGATTTCGTTCGCACGACATCAACATGCGCTCGGTCTGGCTGTGCTCGCGCAATGACGTCATCGGCAATGCCGGCGTTTTGCTGACCACGGCACTCATGGCCTGGAGCGGCTGGACATGGCTCGATCTGGCTTTTGGCGCCTTGCTGGCGTTGCTTTTCGCGCGAACCGGTGTCGAGGTCCTGAGATCCGCGTGGCCGCAGTTTCGTTTGCACCCCTCGCACGTCCAGTGA